From Pedococcus aerophilus, one genomic window encodes:
- a CDS encoding DUF3027 domain-containing protein: MAAPKKDPVLEGAVDLAREAAESIAEAGTVGDHLGMELDDERLGTHYFACTARAYPGWRWAITVARVPRGKVATVCETNLVPGDGALLSPEWLPYADRIAPGDLGAGDVLPYKEDDPLLEAGFEATGDEEVDELATYELGLGRKRVLSAEGREAAAQRWYEGENGPHAEVAEKASSPCSSCGYFLPMAGALRSFFGVCANAWSPSDGRVVSLDHGCGAHSEVDAEPAEHVHTGEPIVDELSYDLV; encoded by the coding sequence ATGGCCGCCCCCAAGAAGGACCCGGTGCTCGAGGGCGCCGTCGACCTGGCCCGCGAGGCCGCCGAGTCCATCGCGGAGGCCGGCACCGTCGGTGACCACCTCGGCATGGAGCTCGACGACGAGCGCCTCGGCACTCACTACTTCGCGTGCACGGCGCGGGCCTACCCCGGCTGGCGCTGGGCGATCACCGTCGCCCGCGTGCCGCGCGGCAAGGTCGCCACGGTCTGCGAGACCAACCTCGTCCCCGGTGACGGCGCGCTGCTGTCGCCCGAATGGCTGCCGTACGCCGACCGCATCGCCCCCGGCGACCTCGGTGCCGGCGACGTCCTGCCCTACAAGGAGGACGACCCGCTGCTCGAGGCCGGGTTCGAGGCCACGGGCGACGAGGAGGTCGACGAGCTCGCGACGTACGAGCTCGGGCTCGGCCGCAAGCGCGTGCTGTCCGCCGAGGGTCGCGAGGCCGCGGCCCAGCGCTGGTACGAGGGCGAGAACGGCCCCCACGCCGAGGTCGCCGAGAAGGCGTCGTCGCCCTGCTCGTCCTGCGGGTACTTCCTCCCGATGGCAGGTGCCCTCCGCTCTTTTTTCGGCGTGTGCGCCAACGCCTGGTCGCCTTCCGACGGTCGCGTCGTGAGTCTTGACCACGGCTGCGGCGCCCACTCCGAGGTCGACGCCGAACCCGCCGAGCACGTCCACACCGGCGAACCCATCGTCGACGAGCTGAGCTACGACCTCGTCTGA
- a CDS encoding NCS2 family permease: MAKPSPTSKPAAAKPSSAPTSGLDGFFRITERGSTVGREIRGGLVTFFTMAYIVVLNPLIIGTQQDGTGQFLGGGDIVQAQTLVAAGTALVAGVMTLLMGVVANYPLALATGLGLNAFVTFGIAKLPDMTWADAMGLVFLEGVIILVLVLTGFRQAVFRAIPAELKTAISVGIGLFITIIGLVDAGFVRRTATGPVPVELGIGGTLNGWPLLVFVIGVLGIIVMLVRKVKGAILYGIVGGTVLAIIVEAIGKIGGQFDATGKFVNPAGWGLNVPALPDNVIDVPDFSLLGQFSILGSFSKIGVVAAVLLVFTLLLADFFDTMGTMVAVGAEGGLLDKNGNPPNSDKILLVDSVAAIAGGAGSVSSNTSYIESAAGVGEGARTGLASVVTGVMFLFATFLAPLVKVVPYEAATPALVVVGFLMMQQVKGIDWDDLEIAIPAFLTIVLMPFTYSITVGIGAGFVVYTLIKAVRGKSNQIHPLLWTVSGLFVLYFAITPIKEILGV, encoded by the coding sequence ATGGCGAAGCCCTCACCCACCTCCAAGCCTGCGGCGGCCAAGCCCAGCAGCGCTCCCACCAGCGGACTCGACGGGTTCTTCCGGATCACCGAACGCGGCTCGACCGTCGGCCGGGAGATCCGCGGAGGGCTCGTCACCTTCTTCACGATGGCGTACATCGTCGTCCTGAACCCTCTCATCATCGGCACCCAGCAGGACGGCACCGGCCAGTTCCTCGGCGGCGGCGACATCGTCCAGGCGCAGACGCTCGTCGCCGCGGGCACAGCCCTCGTCGCCGGCGTCATGACCCTGCTCATGGGCGTCGTCGCGAACTACCCGCTGGCGCTCGCCACCGGCCTCGGGCTCAACGCGTTCGTCACCTTCGGCATCGCCAAGCTGCCGGACATGACGTGGGCCGACGCCATGGGACTGGTCTTCCTCGAGGGCGTGATCATCCTCGTCCTCGTTCTGACCGGCTTCCGGCAGGCGGTGTTCCGCGCGATCCCGGCGGAGCTGAAGACCGCGATCTCGGTCGGCATCGGCCTGTTCATCACGATCATCGGCCTCGTCGACGCGGGCTTCGTCCGCCGCACCGCCACCGGCCCGGTCCCGGTCGAGCTCGGCATCGGCGGCACCCTCAACGGCTGGCCGCTGCTGGTCTTCGTCATCGGCGTGCTCGGCATCATCGTGATGCTGGTCCGCAAGGTGAAGGGCGCCATCCTCTACGGCATCGTCGGCGGCACGGTCCTGGCGATCATCGTCGAGGCGATCGGCAAGATCGGTGGGCAGTTCGACGCGACGGGCAAGTTCGTCAACCCCGCCGGCTGGGGCCTCAACGTCCCGGCCCTGCCGGACAACGTCATCGACGTCCCGGACTTCTCCCTGCTCGGCCAGTTCAGCATCCTCGGCTCGTTCAGCAAGATCGGCGTCGTCGCCGCGGTGCTGCTGGTCTTCACCCTGCTGCTCGCCGACTTCTTCGACACCATGGGCACGATGGTCGCCGTGGGTGCCGAGGGTGGCTTGCTCGACAAGAACGGCAACCCGCCGAACTCCGACAAGATCCTGCTCGTCGACTCGGTCGCGGCGATCGCCGGTGGCGCGGGCTCGGTCTCGTCCAACACCTCCTACATCGAGTCGGCGGCGGGCGTCGGCGAAGGTGCCCGCACGGGTCTGGCCTCGGTCGTCACCGGTGTCATGTTCCTGTTCGCGACGTTCCTCGCCCCGCTGGTGAAGGTCGTGCCCTACGAGGCTGCGACCCCCGCACTCGTGGTCGTCGGCTTCCTGATGATGCAGCAGGTCAAGGGCATCGACTGGGACGACCTCGAGATCGCGATCCCGGCGTTCCTCACGATCGTCCTCATGCCGTTCACCTACTCGATCACGGTGGGCATCGGCGCCGGCTTCGTCGTCTACACGCTCATCAAGGCGGTGCGCGGCAAGTCCAACCAGATCCACCCGCTCCTGTGGACGGTCTCCGGCTTGTTCGTCCTCTACTTCGCGATCACCCCGATCAAGGAGATCCTCGGCGTCTGA
- a CDS encoding aldose 1-epimerase family protein encodes MSTPPSGEQWTLRHGRQEATVVEVGGGLRTYTVDGVDVVAGYAEDEFCLAGRGQVLMPWPNRIRGGQYSFDGVDHQLALTEIPLSNSNHGLVRWLPWQLHWHDDDWSALTVRTRLHPSPGWDWTLDLSVNYVLDDDGLTVSAHAANVGDAPAPFGYGAHPYVALNETRLADVELTIPAAREVVVDEQMIPTATEAVRPEMDFRSNRALGTTSLDTAYTALDRTGRDGAWEVVVGGLATGEVGVWGDAALEWVQVFTAKGADTGVKGTRGVAVEPMSCPSNAFNSGDGLVVLEPGQSWSGTWGITPSQLA; translated from the coding sequence GTGAGCACCCCACCCAGCGGCGAGCAGTGGACCCTCCGGCACGGCCGTCAGGAGGCCACCGTCGTCGAGGTGGGCGGCGGCCTGAGGACCTACACGGTCGACGGCGTGGACGTCGTCGCCGGGTACGCCGAGGACGAGTTCTGCCTCGCCGGCCGTGGCCAGGTGCTGATGCCCTGGCCGAACCGCATCCGGGGCGGGCAGTACTCCTTCGACGGGGTCGACCACCAGCTCGCCCTCACCGAGATCCCGCTGTCCAACTCCAACCACGGGCTCGTCCGATGGCTCCCGTGGCAGCTGCACTGGCACGACGACGACTGGTCGGCCCTGACCGTGCGGACCCGGCTGCACCCCTCACCCGGCTGGGACTGGACGCTCGACCTCAGCGTCAACTACGTCCTGGACGACGATGGCCTCACCGTCAGCGCGCACGCTGCCAACGTGGGGGACGCCCCCGCCCCGTTCGGGTATGGCGCGCATCCGTACGTCGCGCTGAACGAGACCCGCCTCGCCGACGTCGAGCTCACCATCCCCGCGGCTCGTGAGGTCGTCGTCGACGAGCAGATGATCCCGACCGCCACCGAGGCCGTGCGGCCCGAGATGGACTTCCGCAGCAACCGGGCTCTGGGCACCACGAGCCTCGACACGGCATACACGGCCCTGGACCGGACCGGGCGCGATGGTGCGTGGGAGGTCGTCGTCGGGGGGCTCGCCACGGGCGAGGTGGGGGTCTGGGGCGACGCGGCGCTGGAGTGGGTGCAGGTGTTCACCGCCAAGGGTGCCGACACCGGGGTCAAGGGGACCCGCGGTGTCGCGGTCGAACCGATGTCCTGCCCGAGCAACGCCTTCAACTCCGGGGACGGCCTCGTCGTCCTCGAGCCCGGCCAGTCGTGGTCGGGCACGTGGGGGATCACCCCGAGCCAGCTCGCCTGA
- a CDS encoding MarR family transcriptional regulator: protein MTPPPARSPRRTAEAGLTPAAVSRLAGELRLACMRISRRVRFESTDDIAPHQFSVLNRLEKAPCTPGELAEIERVSAPSMTRTVARLVELGLVERTADPSDRRQVILSLTPGAVALLRDIRRKRDAWMSVRVGHLTPAEQDVLEQAAVILTRVANE from the coding sequence ATGACCCCACCGCCTGCGCGCTCACCGCGCCGCACCGCTGAGGCTGGTCTCACCCCCGCCGCCGTGTCGCGCCTCGCCGGAGAGCTCCGCCTGGCCTGCATGCGGATCTCGCGTCGGGTCAGGTTCGAGAGCACGGACGACATCGCGCCGCACCAGTTCTCGGTCCTGAACCGCCTGGAGAAGGCTCCCTGCACGCCGGGTGAGCTGGCCGAGATCGAACGGGTGAGCGCCCCCAGCATGACCCGCACCGTCGCCCGCCTCGTCGAGCTCGGGCTCGTCGAGCGCACCGCCGACCCCTCCGACCGTCGTCAGGTGATCTTGTCCTTGACGCCCGGAGCCGTCGCCCTGCTGCGCGACATCCGCCGCAAGCGCGACGCGTGGATGTCGGTCCGCGTCGGCCACCTCACACCGGCCGAGCAGGACGTCCTCGAGCAGGCCGCCGTCATCCTCACGAGGGTGGCCAACGAGTGA
- a CDS encoding DUF2530 domain-containing protein, producing the protein MSESQHHPADADAPDSSRGTTGPLDGTGPDELRPLALSSATVTLWGTVGWLVALGIILAVPSLHEGERHWWPWTCVTAIVLGLLGFSYVRRGRGNAAGAE; encoded by the coding sequence ATGAGCGAGTCGCAGCACCACCCCGCCGACGCGGACGCGCCCGACTCCTCGCGCGGCACTACCGGCCCGCTCGACGGCACCGGTCCGGACGAGCTGCGTCCGCTCGCGCTGAGCAGTGCGACCGTCACCCTGTGGGGCACCGTCGGCTGGCTCGTGGCGCTCGGCATCATCCTCGCCGTCCCCTCGCTGCACGAGGGCGAGCGCCACTGGTGGCCCTGGACCTGCGTGACCGCGATCGTGCTCGGACTGCTCGGGTTCAGCTACGTGCGCCGCGGCCGCGGCAACGCCGCCGGCGCCGAGTAG
- a CDS encoding MFS transporter codes for MSPTFSSLAVRNYRIYATGAFISNIGTWMGRVAQDWLVLTELTDHSSTALGIVTGLQFLPFLLLAPWAGMIADRYPKRVILAITQTALAVSSLALGLLVVTGTAELWMVYGIALFTGIATAVDNPARQTFVSEMVPRERLANAVSLNSASFNAGRLIGPGVAGLTIAAFGTGWTLLLNTLTFVAVLIALASMTRAELKPAPMLTRGKGAIREGVSYVRGRPDIMLVMALVFVLGTFGMNFQITTALMATREFGKGPQEYGLLGSIMAIGSLSAALLSARRARPRLRILLIAFVGFTLSSGLAAIAPTYTLFALALVPVGLSALTALTTANAMVQLTVDSAMRGRVMALYMAIFMGGTPLGAPFIGWIGDVWGPRWTIGIGTIAVGLVTVVVSVWLARHENVQVTYETQRRPRLKIRTVPAPAPDPVSDPVPEAAR; via the coding sequence GTGAGCCCGACCTTCTCCTCCCTGGCGGTCCGCAACTACCGGATCTACGCCACCGGCGCCTTCATCTCCAACATCGGCACCTGGATGGGCCGCGTCGCCCAGGACTGGCTGGTCCTCACCGAGCTCACCGACCACTCCTCGACTGCTCTCGGCATCGTCACCGGACTGCAGTTCCTGCCGTTCCTGCTGCTCGCCCCGTGGGCCGGCATGATCGCCGACCGCTACCCCAAGCGCGTCATCCTTGCGATCACCCAGACCGCGCTCGCCGTGTCCTCGTTGGCCCTCGGGCTCCTCGTGGTCACCGGCACCGCGGAGCTCTGGATGGTCTACGGCATCGCCCTGTTCACCGGCATCGCGACGGCGGTCGACAACCCGGCCCGCCAGACGTTCGTGTCCGAGATGGTGCCGCGTGAGCGCCTCGCGAACGCCGTCTCGCTCAACAGCGCCTCCTTCAACGCCGGTCGCCTCATCGGCCCCGGTGTCGCCGGCCTGACCATCGCGGCGTTCGGCACCGGGTGGACGCTGCTGCTCAACACCCTGACATTCGTCGCGGTCCTCATCGCCCTGGCGTCCATGACCCGCGCCGAGCTCAAGCCGGCGCCGATGCTGACGCGTGGCAAGGGGGCGATCCGCGAGGGAGTCAGCTACGTCCGGGGCCGCCCCGACATCATGCTCGTCATGGCGCTGGTGTTCGTGCTCGGCACCTTCGGCATGAACTTCCAGATCACGACGGCGCTCATGGCGACGCGCGAGTTCGGCAAGGGCCCCCAGGAGTACGGCCTGCTCGGCTCGATCATGGCCATCGGTTCACTGTCGGCGGCGCTGCTGTCGGCCCGGCGCGCCCGCCCACGCCTGCGGATCCTGCTCATCGCCTTCGTCGGGTTCACCCTCTCCAGCGGTCTTGCCGCGATCGCGCCGACCTACACGTTGTTCGCGCTGGCCCTCGTCCCCGTCGGCCTCTCGGCGCTCACCGCCCTCACCACCGCCAACGCGATGGTCCAGCTCACCGTGGACTCCGCGATGCGCGGCCGGGTGATGGCGCTCTACATGGCGATCTTCATGGGCGGGACACCGCTGGGTGCACCGTTCATCGGCTGGATCGGAGACGTATGGGGTCCGCGCTGGACCATCGGGATCGGCACCATCGCCGTCGGCCTGGTCACCGTGGTGGTGTCGGTCTGGTTGGCGAGGCACGAGAATGTGCAGGTGACGTATGAGACGCAGCGACGCCCGCGGCTGAAGATCCGCACCGTGCCTGCCCCGGCGCCGGACCCGGTCTCCGACCCGGTTCCCGAGGCTGCACGGTGA
- a CDS encoding MFS transporter yields MSESEQSPSTPKQGVRQFWGDLSTEGRWLLSTVAVQTLGRGLTLPFTVIYLNEVRGISLDLAGALMAFIAVVALAVTGPGGALTDKVGARRMLLFATSAQLVGCVILAFATTPWTVALAFMFLGFNFGVSWPAFNALVAAVTTGPARQQYFGINFALVNLGIGLGGVIGGLYADVDNPSSFTVIFLADAASMLVPIALLLGPLRHVHGRAEKPEGTEGAGGSYLEIVRQPAVVWMTVLTFLGTFVGYGQMEAGFPAFARQVSEVPTEVIGFAFALNTAVIVGLQFAVLHRITGRRRTRVLLVMAGLWAAAWVMLGLTRFAPGTLVAAGGVLAFHALFALGETLLQPTIPAITNDMAPDHLRGRYNAVSAGAFQSGTILGPVVAGFMLNHRWSTAFIAMLVVICGAMALLALVVERRIPAGVNGLEAEPVVPSAEPAGAGPGDGVASAAETKATETKAAETRGAESPVVGSRAARS; encoded by the coding sequence GTGAGTGAGTCCGAGCAGTCCCCGTCGACCCCGAAGCAGGGCGTGCGCCAGTTCTGGGGCGACCTGTCGACCGAGGGTCGCTGGCTGCTGTCGACGGTGGCGGTCCAGACGCTGGGCCGCGGTCTGACCCTGCCGTTCACCGTGATCTACCTCAACGAGGTCCGCGGCATCTCCCTCGACCTCGCCGGCGCGCTGATGGCGTTCATCGCCGTGGTCGCGCTCGCCGTGACGGGGCCCGGCGGTGCGCTGACGGACAAGGTCGGCGCGCGCCGGATGCTGCTGTTCGCCACGAGCGCCCAGCTCGTGGGCTGCGTCATCCTGGCCTTCGCCACGACGCCGTGGACGGTGGCGCTGGCCTTCATGTTCCTGGGGTTCAACTTCGGCGTGTCCTGGCCGGCGTTCAACGCCCTCGTGGCAGCCGTGACGACCGGTCCTGCGCGTCAGCAGTACTTCGGCATCAACTTCGCCCTGGTCAACCTCGGCATCGGCCTCGGTGGTGTCATCGGCGGGCTCTACGCCGACGTCGACAACCCGTCGTCCTTCACGGTGATCTTCCTGGCCGACGCCGCGAGCATGCTCGTGCCCATCGCCCTGCTGCTGGGGCCGCTGCGCCACGTCCACGGCCGGGCCGAGAAGCCCGAGGGCACCGAGGGTGCCGGCGGCTCGTACCTCGAGATCGTCCGGCAGCCCGCAGTCGTCTGGATGACCGTGCTCACCTTCCTCGGCACGTTCGTGGGGTACGGCCAGATGGAGGCCGGGTTCCCTGCGTTCGCCCGCCAGGTCAGCGAGGTGCCGACGGAGGTCATCGGCTTCGCCTTCGCGCTCAACACCGCGGTGATCGTGGGTCTGCAGTTCGCCGTCCTGCACCGCATCACCGGTCGGCGCCGCACCCGCGTGCTGCTCGTCATGGCGGGACTGTGGGCGGCGGCCTGGGTCATGCTCGGGCTCACCCGTTTCGCCCCGGGCACCCTCGTCGCCGCCGGCGGGGTGCTGGCGTTCCACGCGCTCTTCGCGCTCGGCGAGACCCTGCTCCAGCCGACCATCCCTGCCATCACCAACGACATGGCCCCGGACCACCTTCGCGGCCGGTACAACGCCGTCAGCGCGGGAGCGTTCCAGTCCGGCACCATCCTCGGCCCGGTCGTGGCCGGGTTCATGCTCAACCACCGCTGGTCGACGGCGTTCATCGCCATGCTCGTGGTCATCTGTGGGGCAATGGCCCTGCTGGCCCTCGTCGTCGAGCGCCGGATCCCCGCAGGGGTCAACGGCCTCGAGGCCGAGCCGGTCGTCCCGAGCGCCGAGCCGGCCGGCGCGGGCCCCGGCGACGGCGTGGCCAGCGCGGCTGAGACCAAGGCCACTGAGACCAAGGCCGCTGAGACCAGGGGGGCCGAGTCACCGGTGGTCGGGTCCCGCGCCGCCCGGTCGTAG
- a CDS encoding cold-shock protein — protein MPTGKVKWYDAEKGFGFISGDDGSDVFLHANALPDGASTLKGGVRVEFSVAEGRRGTQALQVSLLEPAPSVTAGKREQNRKSPEDLAPLVEDAIKLLDSTSNSLRRGRRLDKEHGTKVAAVLRFLADQLEP, from the coding sequence GTGCCCACTGGCAAGGTCAAGTGGTACGACGCGGAGAAGGGCTTCGGCTTCATCTCCGGCGACGACGGCAGCGACGTGTTCCTCCACGCGAACGCCCTGCCCGACGGCGCGAGCACGCTCAAGGGCGGTGTCCGCGTCGAGTTCAGCGTGGCCGAGGGGCGTCGCGGGACGCAGGCGCTCCAGGTGTCCCTGCTCGAGCCGGCGCCGAGCGTCACCGCCGGCAAGCGTGAGCAGAACCGCAAGTCCCCCGAGGACCTCGCGCCGCTCGTCGAGGACGCCATCAAGCTGCTCGACAGCACCAGCAACTCCCTGCGTCGGGGCCGCCGCCTCGACAAGGAGCACGGCACCAAGGTCGCCGCGGTCCTGCGCTTTCTCGCCGACCAGCTGGAGCCGTGA